One stretch of Hyphomicrobiales bacterium DNA includes these proteins:
- a CDS encoding diaminopimelate epimerase: MTMGGNLPFAKMNGLGNDFVVFDARRRAITIDDEAAARIADRERGIGCDQLIILEPSPIADVFMRIRNNDGGEVDACGNASRCIALMLAKESGKAHATIATNAGVLGTTANADGTATIDMGVPRFAWQDIPLSEPFADTRYIELEVGPRGAPIMHSPSVVNVGNPHCIFWVDDVDAIELDRIGPVLEHHPLFPERANITVAERTGPDALRIRVWERGAGLTRACGTAACATAVAAARKRLTGRTVVVTLPGGPLTIEWRESDDHMLMTGAASLDYEGSLDPADYGVRI; the protein is encoded by the coding sequence GTGACCATGGGCGGCAATCTGCCGTTCGCCAAGATGAACGGTCTCGGCAACGACTTCGTCGTGTTCGACGCGCGGCGCCGCGCGATCACGATCGACGACGAGGCGGCCGCGCGCATCGCCGACCGCGAGCGTGGCATCGGCTGCGACCAGCTCATCATTCTCGAGCCCTCGCCGATCGCCGACGTCTTCATGAGAATTCGCAACAACGACGGCGGGGAGGTCGACGCCTGCGGCAACGCCTCGCGCTGCATCGCGCTGATGCTGGCCAAGGAGAGCGGGAAGGCGCACGCCACGATCGCAACGAATGCCGGCGTCCTCGGTACGACCGCGAACGCGGATGGCACGGCGACGATCGACATGGGCGTGCCGCGCTTTGCCTGGCAGGACATCCCGCTCTCGGAGCCCTTCGCCGACACCCGTTACATCGAACTCGAGGTCGGGCCGCGCGGCGCGCCGATCATGCATTCCCCGAGCGTCGTCAACGTCGGCAATCCGCACTGCATTTTCTGGGTGGACGACGTCGATGCGATCGAACTCGACCGCATCGGGCCGGTGCTGGAGCATCATCCGCTCTTTCCCGAGCGCGCGAACATCACGGTCGCCGAGCGCACAGGTCCGGACGCACTGCGCATTCGCGTCTGGGAGCGTGGCGCGGGCTTGACGCGCGCCTGCGGCACGGCAGCCTGTGCGACGGCGGTCGCGGCGGCACGCAAACGCCTCACCGGGCGCACGGTGGTTGTCACGTTGCCGGGCGGACCGCTCACCATCGAATGGCGCGAGAGCGACGACCACATGCTGATGACCGGAGCGGCCAGCCTCGATTACGAAGGCTCACTCGATCCGGCCGACTACGGCGTTCGCATCTGA
- the mtaB gene encoding tRNA (N(6)-L-threonylcarbamoyladenosine(37)-C(2))-methylthiotransferase MtaB → MTDPTIMTFGCRLNAYESEVMRAHITGTGLGDTIVVNTCAVTAEAVRQARQAIRKARRENPSARIIVTGCAAQIDPRQFAEMDEVDHVVGNAEKLERATFEALAGGTAAQIVVGDIMQVRETAGHLVDGFGTRARAYVQVQNGCDHRCTFCIIPFGRGNSRSVPAGEVVTQIGRLVEAGYREVVLTGVDLTSYGADLPGRPSLGNLTRRILKLVPGLARLRLSSIDSIEADAHLMRAIAEEERLMPHLHLSLQAGHDIILKRMKRRHLRADAIAFCQEARRLRPDIVFGADLIAGFPTESDEMFDATLALIEECGLTHLHVFPFSPRPETPAARMPQLPKAVVRERADRLRRRGHAALAAHLDAQAGRTLDVLMETASRGRARDFTEVELGADVAAGIDAGSILMAEVTGHDGARLRAIRRDAAGPMVKREAAE, encoded by the coding sequence ATGACTGATCCCACCATCATGACCTTCGGCTGCCGGCTCAATGCCTACGAGTCCGAGGTGATGCGCGCGCACATCACCGGGACCGGGCTCGGCGACACCATCGTCGTCAACACCTGCGCCGTCACGGCCGAAGCCGTACGCCAAGCCCGCCAGGCGATCCGCAAGGCTCGCCGGGAGAACCCGAGCGCACGCATCATCGTGACAGGCTGCGCCGCGCAGATCGACCCCCGGCAGTTCGCCGAAATGGACGAGGTCGATCACGTTGTCGGCAACGCCGAAAAGCTCGAGCGCGCGACCTTCGAGGCACTCGCCGGTGGAACCGCGGCGCAGATCGTCGTCGGTGACATCATGCAGGTCCGCGAGACGGCTGGCCACCTCGTCGACGGTTTCGGAACGCGGGCGCGCGCCTACGTCCAGGTGCAGAACGGCTGCGACCATCGCTGCACGTTCTGCATCATCCCCTTCGGGCGAGGCAACTCGCGGTCGGTGCCGGCAGGCGAGGTGGTGACGCAAATCGGCCGGCTGGTCGAGGCGGGCTACCGCGAGGTCGTGCTGACGGGCGTCGACCTCACCTCCTACGGGGCCGACCTGCCGGGGCGACCATCGCTCGGAAATCTCACCCGTCGCATCCTGAAGCTCGTGCCGGGGCTCGCACGGCTGCGGCTTTCCTCGATCGATTCGATCGAGGCGGACGCGCACCTGATGCGGGCGATCGCGGAGGAGGAGCGGTTGATGCCGCACCTCCACCTTTCGCTGCAGGCCGGCCACGACATTATCCTCAAGCGCATGAAGCGCCGGCATCTGCGGGCGGATGCGATCGCCTTCTGCCAGGAGGCGCGCAGGCTGCGGCCCGACATCGTCTTCGGCGCCGATCTCATCGCCGGATTTCCGACCGAGAGCGACGAGATGTTCGATGCCACGCTCGCCCTCATCGAGGAATGCGGGCTGACGCATTTGCACGTCTTCCCATTCTCGCCGCGCCCGGAGACGCCGGCGGCGCGCATGCCGCAACTGCCAAAGGCGGTGGTCCGCGAGCGTGCCGATCGGCTGCGGCGCCGCGGTCATGCCGCCCTCGCCGCGCATCTCGATGCGCAGGCCGGACGCACGCTCGACGTGCTCATGGAAACCGCCTCGCGCGGCCGAGCCCGTGATTTCACCGAGGTCGAACTCGGTGCCGATGTTGCGGCCGGCATCGATGCCGGCTCCATCCTGATGGCCGAGGTCACCGGGCACGACGGGGCGCGGCTCAGGGCGATCCGGCGCGATGCGGCTGGCCCGATGGTGAAGCGGGAGGCCGCCGAATGA
- the ftsY gene encoding signal recognition particle-docking protein FtsY, with amino-acid sequence MNEKPQKKAGLFSRLFGESQPRDGARASEEARQRPAEEAPAAASVISDEGVPASSDESGEIVGRNADAVAELAPAPEQTAPQRKSWFQRLTDGLARTSSQLASGITGLFTKRKLDAATLEELEDLLIQADLGVETASAITEALAKDRFDKEISPEEVKRVLAEEVRRVLEPVARPLVVEASRKPHVILVVGVNGSGKTTTIGKLAKKFTEDGRKVMLAAGDTFRAAAIEQLEVWGKRSGVPVVARAAGSDASGLAYEALESAQAAAADVLLIDTAGRLQNKTDLMAELQKIVRVLRKLDPTGPHDVLLVLDATTGQNAMRQAEVFREIAGVTGLVMTKLDGTARGGILVAIAARHAIAVHAIGVGEGIEDLRAFDANDFALAIAGMPGEATPGGKRTQ; translated from the coding sequence ATGAACGAGAAGCCACAGAAGAAAGCGGGGCTCTTTTCGCGGTTGTTCGGTGAAAGCCAGCCGCGAGACGGCGCCCGCGCCAGTGAAGAAGCGCGACAGCGGCCCGCCGAGGAGGCGCCAGCGGCAGCGAGCGTGATTTCGGACGAAGGCGTTCCGGCAAGCTCCGATGAGAGCGGCGAGATCGTGGGGCGCAACGCCGATGCCGTGGCCGAGCTGGCGCCCGCCCCCGAGCAGACCGCGCCACAGCGCAAGAGCTGGTTCCAGCGCCTCACCGACGGCCTTGCCCGCACCTCGAGCCAGCTCGCCTCCGGCATCACCGGCCTCTTTACGAAACGCAAGCTCGACGCCGCGACACTCGAGGAACTGGAGGACCTCCTGATCCAAGCGGACCTCGGGGTGGAAACGGCCTCGGCGATCACGGAGGCGCTGGCCAAGGATCGCTTCGACAAGGAGATTTCACCAGAGGAGGTCAAGCGCGTCCTCGCCGAGGAGGTGCGACGGGTGCTCGAGCCGGTGGCCCGACCGCTCGTCGTCGAGGCGAGCCGCAAACCGCACGTCATCCTCGTGGTCGGGGTCAACGGCAGCGGCAAGACCACGACGATCGGCAAGCTCGCCAAGAAGTTCACCGAGGACGGCCGCAAGGTGATGCTGGCGGCTGGTGACACCTTCAGGGCGGCGGCGATCGAGCAACTCGAGGTCTGGGGCAAGCGCAGCGGTGTGCCGGTCGTCGCGCGTGCGGCGGGCTCGGATGCCTCCGGACTCGCCTACGAGGCGCTGGAAAGTGCCCAGGCGGCGGCGGCCGACGTGCTGCTGATCGACACGGCGGGCCGGCTCCAGAACAAGACCGACCTCATGGCGGAACTGCAGAAGATCGTGCGCGTGCTGCGCAAGCTCGATCCGACCGGGCCGCACGACGTGCTTCTGGTGCTCGATGCGACCACCGGGCAGAACGCCATGCGCCAGGCGGAAGTGTTCCGGGAAATCGCCGGCGTCACGGGTCTCGTCATGACCAAGCTCGACGGCACGGCACGCGGCGGCATTCTCGTGGCGATCGCGGCGCGGCATGCGATCGCGGTGCATGCGATCGGCGTCGGGGAAGGCATCGAGGACCTTCGGGCGTTCGATGCGAACGATTTTGCGCTCGCCATCGCCGGCATGCCCGGCGAAGCAACGCCCGGGGGAAAGAGGACGCAGTGA
- a CDS encoding septation protein A: MTTSKEAGRQRGTETATPAANGLGDGQPHEDVAKQLGKLALELGPLVIFFVANSYKGIFWATGAFMIATAVSLTTSRLWLGRIAVMPLVTGVFVMVFGGLTLVLNDALFIKLKPTIVNLLFASILLGCLLIDKLIWKLLFGDVFRLTDTGWRKLQFRWGIFFLVLAGLNEIVWRGLYGEPFSHLPLVGHRFVGLTEAELTDIWVKFKVFGIMPLTLIFAMTTLPVLQAHELKGESTAGKGESA; this comes from the coding sequence ATGACAACCTCAAAGGAGGCCGGTCGCCAGCGCGGCACCGAGACCGCCACGCCGGCCGCGAACGGTCTTGGCGATGGCCAACCGCACGAAGACGTCGCAAAGCAACTCGGCAAGCTGGCGCTGGAACTCGGGCCGCTCGTGATCTTCTTCGTGGCGAACTCCTACAAGGGCATCTTCTGGGCGACCGGCGCCTTCATGATCGCCACCGCCGTGTCGCTGACCACGAGCCGGCTCTGGCTCGGGCGAATCGCCGTCATGCCGCTCGTGACCGGCGTTTTCGTGATGGTGTTCGGCGGCCTCACGCTGGTGCTCAACGACGCGCTCTTCATCAAGCTGAAGCCGACCATCGTGAACCTGCTCTTTGCGAGCATCCTGCTCGGCTGCCTGCTGATCGACAAGCTGATCTGGAAGCTGCTGTTCGGCGACGTTTTCCGCCTGACGGATACCGGCTGGCGCAAGCTGCAATTCCGCTGGGGCATCTTCTTCCTCGTCCTGGCCGGATTGAACGAGATCGTCTGGCGCGGCCTCTATGGGGAGCCCTTTTCGCACTTGCCGCTGGTCGGGCACCGCTTCGTGGGCCTCACCGAAGCGGAACTCACCGACATCTGGGTCAAGTTCAAGGTGTTCGGCATCATGCCGCTCACTCTCATCTTCGCGATGACCACGCTGCCGGTGCTGCAGGCGCACGAACTGAAGGGCGAAAGCACGGCTGGCAAGGGCGAGAGCGCCTAG
- a CDS encoding MarR family transcriptional regulator, with product MKKDLPGSSLSRSPVHLLHRASQRAADHFTGIMGQTELTPRQYAVLLTVAEHEGLSQTALVSITGIDRSTLADIVRRMLRKGILQRQRTRHDARTYEIRLTDRGAELLAAAQPVAREVDRQLLSELSVSERETLIEILTRIVVSQDSDSGPADQKRGRDANRAAAA from the coding sequence ATGAAAAAGGACCTGCCGGGCAGTTCACTTTCACGGTCGCCGGTGCATCTTCTCCACCGAGCCAGCCAACGGGCGGCCGACCACTTCACCGGAATCATGGGTCAGACGGAGCTGACGCCACGGCAATATGCCGTGCTGCTCACGGTGGCCGAGCACGAGGGCCTCAGCCAGACGGCGTTGGTCAGCATTACGGGGATCGATCGCTCGACCCTGGCCGACATCGTCCGGCGCATGCTGCGCAAGGGCATCCTGCAGCGCCAGCGGACACGGCACGACGCGCGGACCTACGAAATCCGCCTGACGGACCGGGGCGCTGAACTGCTGGCCGCCGCTCAGCCCGTCGCGCGCGAGGTCGACCGACAGCTGTTGTCCGAACTCTCCGTGAGCGAGCGCGAAACGCTGATCGAAATCCTCACACGGATCGTCGTTTCGCAGGATTCCGACAGCGGCCCGGCGGACCAGAAGCGGGGACGCGACGCGAACCGGGCGGCGGCGGCCTGA
- a CDS encoding DsbE family thiol:disulfide interchange protein, which yields MTPRIETGQTTRRASVQESEPVATPARRWLARLPLLAFLALVGVFIFALRYGDPSRLPSVLIGKPLPEFVLPAIEGLDRAGTPVPGLASAELAGTGPHVVNVWASWCGPCRIEHPQLETLAQRSRVPLHGINYKDRAADARRFLDGLGNPFERVGVDASGRTAIDLGVYGVPETFLVDARGNIAYRHVGPITPQDLDRTLLPLLDRLKAGEIADPSTANGAATR from the coding sequence ATGACACCTCGGATCGAGACCGGACAAACGACCCGCCGGGCCAGTGTGCAAGAGAGTGAACCGGTCGCCACGCCGGCGCGGCGCTGGCTCGCGCGCCTGCCACTGCTCGCGTTCCTGGCTCTGGTCGGGGTCTTCATATTCGCCCTGCGCTACGGCGATCCGAGCCGGCTGCCCTCGGTCCTCATCGGCAAGCCGTTGCCGGAGTTCGTTCTTCCAGCGATCGAGGGATTGGACCGCGCCGGCACCCCCGTGCCCGGCCTCGCCAGCGCCGAACTCGCCGGGACGGGCCCGCACGTTGTCAATGTCTGGGCGTCATGGTGTGGCCCGTGCCGCATCGAGCACCCACAGCTCGAGACTTTGGCTCAGCGCTCGCGCGTGCCATTGCACGGCATCAACTACAAGGATCGGGCAGCGGACGCACGCCGCTTCCTCGATGGCCTCGGCAACCCGTTCGAACGTGTCGGCGTCGATGCCAGCGGCCGCACGGCCATCGACCTCGGCGTCTACGGCGTGCCCGAGACCTTCCTCGTCGATGCGCGCGGCAACATTGCCTACCGCCACGTGGGGCCGATCACACCACAGGATCTGGACCGCACGCTCTTGCCATTGCTCGATCGCTTGAAGGCGGGGGAGATTGCCGACCCGTCGACGGCCAATGGCGCCGCGACCCGCTGA
- the ccmD gene encoding heme exporter protein CcmD, with product MDLGPHAAFIIAAYLATALVVGGLLVWLLVERAHLRRQLDRLERRRPDDGQREDHT from the coding sequence ATGGATCTCGGACCCCACGCCGCTTTCATCATCGCCGCCTATTTGGCCACGGCGCTCGTCGTTGGTGGCCTCCTCGTCTGGCTCCTGGTGGAACGCGCGCACCTGCGGCGTCAGCTCGACCGGCTCGAGCGCCGCCGCCCCGATGACGGCCAGCGCGAGGATCACACATGA
- a CDS encoding heme transporter HemC yields the protein MHRYANPTVFMRLSGRLLPWLAGLAALVLAIGLYLGFFVAPADYQQGETVRIMFIHVPAAWLAMAGYMVVAASSFGFLVWRHPLADVAAKVAAPLGAGFTLVALVTGALWGRPMWGAYWVWDARLTSVLILFFLYLGLIALRRALDDEIIASRLTAVLALVGIVILPVIKFSVDWWNTLHQPSSVLRLDGPTIHPSILWPLLVMAAGFTLLFFAMHLIAMRNEVMRRRVRKLQLGEVERAAEASVGAASRARTA from the coding sequence ATGCACAGGTATGCCAACCCCACCGTCTTCATGCGCCTATCCGGCCGGCTGCTTCCGTGGCTCGCCGGACTGGCGGCGCTGGTGCTCGCGATCGGCCTCTACCTCGGGTTCTTCGTTGCGCCGGCCGACTACCAACAGGGCGAGACGGTGCGCATCATGTTCATCCACGTTCCCGCCGCCTGGCTGGCCATGGCGGGCTACATGGTGGTGGCCGCATCGAGTTTCGGGTTCCTGGTCTGGCGCCATCCGCTCGCCGACGTCGCCGCGAAGGTAGCAGCCCCCCTCGGCGCCGGTTTCACGCTCGTTGCCCTCGTCACGGGCGCCCTCTGGGGCCGGCCGATGTGGGGCGCCTATTGGGTTTGGGATGCCCGTCTGACGTCGGTGCTCATCCTGTTTTTCCTCTACCTCGGCCTCATTGCACTGCGCCGGGCCCTCGACGACGAGATCATCGCATCGCGCCTGACGGCGGTGCTCGCGCTCGTCGGCATTGTCATCCTGCCGGTGATCAAGTTCTCCGTCGACTGGTGGAACACGCTGCATCAGCCCTCGAGCGTCCTGCGCCTCGACGGGCCGACCATCCACCCGAGTATCCTCTGGCCGCTGCTCGTCATGGCTGCGGGCTTCACGCTGCTCTTTTTCGCCATGCACCTGATTGCCATGCGCAACGAGGTCATGCGCCGGCGCGTCCGCAAGCTCCAGCTCGGCGAGGTCGAGCGGGCGGCCGAGGCCTCGGTGGGCGCCGCCAGCCGCGCCCGAACCGCGTGA
- the ccmB gene encoding heme exporter protein CcmB, which yields MTATAALLRREVLLAFASGSGLGTALGFLLIVVSILPLGLGPDMNLLGRIAPGILWIGLLLSALLSADRLFYDDARDGTLELLTLGPYPLALVALVKILAHWAFAALPLIAAIPLLGLMLNLEANAYGPLVATMLVGSPAISSIGAIGGALTIGVSRGGLLLSLIVLPFYIPTLVFGVSALDAVLVGPGDFGPPFAILAAISLASLVLGPLAAAAALKLQLG from the coding sequence GTGACGGCGACGGCGGCACTGCTTCGGCGCGAGGTGCTGCTCGCCTTCGCGAGTGGCTCCGGGCTCGGCACCGCGCTCGGTTTTCTGCTGATCGTCGTCTCGATCCTGCCACTCGGCCTCGGCCCGGACATGAACCTGCTCGGCCGCATCGCCCCTGGCATCCTCTGGATCGGGCTGCTGCTCTCCGCGCTCCTCTCGGCCGACCGCCTCTTCTACGACGATGCCCGCGACGGCACGCTGGAATTGCTGACGCTCGGCCCCTATCCGCTCGCGCTCGTTGCCCTGGTCAAGATCCTGGCCCACTGGGCGTTCGCGGCGCTACCGCTCATCGCCGCCATTCCGCTGCTCGGCCTCATGCTGAACCTCGAGGCGAATGCGTATGGACCTCTGGTTGCGACGATGCTGGTCGGCTCTCCCGCGATCAGCTCGATCGGGGCGATCGGTGGTGCCCTCACGATCGGGGTATCGCGTGGCGGGCTGCTCCTCTCGCTGATCGTGCTGCCATTCTACATCCCGACCCTCGTTTTCGGTGTCTCCGCGCTCGACGCCGTGCTCGTCGGACCGGGCGACTTCGGGCCGCCGTTCGCCATTCTCGCGGCCATCTCGCTGGCCAGTCTGGTGCTCGGCCCGCTGGCGGCGGCCGCGGCACTCAAACTCCAGCTCGGGTGA
- the ccmA gene encoding heme ABC exporter ATP-binding protein CcmA, which translates to MQLHDLAIARASRVLAAGLSLVLEPGEGLELVGPNGAGKTTLLRTIAGFLPPAAGKVTLIEPGLAGELEPGELVHYVGHADAIKAGLSVRENARFWQRYLARPSAPVDAMAPPTLDDALETFGLATLADVPAGYLSAGQKRRLGLTRLALAPRPLWLLDEPSVSLDDAGRSLLSAHVDRHLDDGGIVVAATHVALGSRLARTLRLGPGTGPTLRPSAAGRGDHPVEFLS; encoded by the coding sequence CTGCAACTGCACGATCTCGCGATCGCGCGCGCCTCGCGCGTGCTGGCCGCCGGCCTCTCGCTCGTCCTCGAGCCAGGTGAGGGTCTCGAGCTCGTCGGGCCCAATGGCGCCGGAAAGACCACGCTTCTGCGTACCATCGCCGGTTTTCTGCCGCCCGCTGCCGGAAAAGTCACACTCATCGAACCGGGCCTTGCCGGCGAACTCGAACCCGGCGAACTGGTGCACTACGTCGGCCACGCCGACGCGATCAAGGCCGGCCTCTCCGTTCGAGAGAATGCGCGCTTCTGGCAGCGCTACCTTGCCCGGCCATCGGCGCCCGTGGACGCGATGGCGCCGCCCACCCTCGATGATGCGCTCGAGACCTTTGGCCTTGCAACGCTCGCCGATGTCCCGGCGGGCTATCTCTCGGCCGGTCAGAAGCGGCGCCTCGGTCTGACACGCCTCGCCCTCGCGCCCCGCCCCCTCTGGCTGCTCGACGAGCCGAGTGTTTCGCTCGATGATGCCGGACGCAGTCTGTTGTCCGCACACGTCGACCGCCATCTCGACGACGGCGGCATCGTCGTGGCCGCCACCCACGTGGCGCTCGGCTCACGGCTCGCGCGCACGCTCCGGCTCGGGCCGGGAACCGGTCCGACTTTGCGGCCCTCGGCCGCCGGTCGGGGTGATCATCCCGTGGAGTTCTTATCGTGA